In one Halorubrum sp. CBA1229 genomic region, the following are encoded:
- the cheB gene encoding chemotaxis-specific protein-glutamate methyltransferase CheB — protein sequence MSRTTDRRGGRDDSLRVVVVDDSPFMRGLIADLLTDAGVAVVGEAGDGAEALSVVAETRPDVVTMDVEMPGMGGLEAVERLMDETPTPVLMLSAHTAEGAAVTFEALERGAVDFFSKPGGEVSTGVSRESDRLVEAVKSVADADLDAATRDRRERDRADAAGAADSAGGSIGSSGDGTVDVDAPLTVVIGASTGGPNAVERVMSALPMGDCRVVIVQHMPEAFTSRFADRLDAASAYDVREASDGARIGAGEAVVARGGSHTRIDGYRAGRLRVKLDEDDSQSVTPAADVTMRSAAQVIDDPLVGVVLTGMGADAAEGIRAMADAGARTIAQSEDTCVIYGMPKRAVETGGVDEVCDLDDVAGAIVGGEA from the coding sequence ATGAGTAGGACGACGGATCGGCGGGGCGGTCGCGACGACTCCTTGCGGGTCGTTGTCGTCGACGACTCGCCGTTTATGCGAGGGCTGATCGCCGATCTCCTGACGGACGCCGGAGTGGCGGTGGTCGGCGAGGCCGGCGACGGCGCCGAGGCGCTGTCGGTGGTCGCCGAGACGCGCCCGGACGTGGTGACGATGGACGTCGAGATGCCGGGGATGGGGGGACTGGAGGCCGTCGAGCGGCTGATGGACGAGACGCCGACGCCGGTCCTGATGCTGTCCGCCCACACCGCCGAGGGCGCGGCGGTGACCTTCGAGGCGCTCGAGCGCGGCGCGGTCGACTTCTTCTCGAAGCCCGGCGGCGAGGTGTCGACCGGCGTCTCTCGCGAGTCCGACCGGCTCGTCGAGGCGGTCAAGTCGGTCGCGGACGCCGACCTCGACGCGGCGACGCGCGACCGGCGCGAGCGCGACCGCGCCGACGCGGCCGGTGCGGCCGACTCGGCGGGCGGCTCGATCGGTTCGTCGGGCGACGGGACGGTCGACGTCGACGCCCCGCTGACGGTCGTGATCGGTGCGTCCACCGGCGGCCCGAACGCGGTCGAACGCGTGATGTCGGCGCTGCCGATGGGGGACTGCCGGGTCGTCATCGTCCAGCACATGCCGGAGGCGTTCACTTCGCGGTTCGCCGACCGGCTCGACGCGGCCTCGGCGTACGACGTGCGCGAGGCGAGCGACGGGGCGCGGATCGGGGCGGGGGAGGCGGTCGTCGCCCGCGGCGGGAGCCACACCCGGATCGACGGCTACCGCGCGGGACGGCTCCGCGTCAAGCTCGACGAGGACGACTCGCAGTCGGTGACGCCGGCCGCCGACGTGACGATGCGCTCGGCGGCCCAAGTGATCGACGATCCGCTCGTCGGCGTCGTATTGACGGGGATGGGCGCCGACGCCGCCGAGGGGATCCGGGCGATGGCCGACGCCGGCGCGCGGACGATCGCGCAGAGCGAGGACACCTGCGTCATCTACGGGATGCCGAAGCGCGCGGTGGAGACGGGCGGCGTCGACGAGGTGTGCGACCTCGACGACGTCGCCGGCGCGATCGTGGGGGGTGAGGCCTGA
- a CDS encoding cysteine desulfurase encodes MGVQEQYSFDVEALRADFPVLDRKVGGDPESPGEGPGDDTPLVYLDNAATSHTPDQVVDAIADYYRSYNANVHRGIHQLSQEASVAYEEAHDTVADFVGAAGREEIVFTKNTTEAMNLVAYAWGLEELGPGDNVVLTEMEHHASLVTWQQIGKRTGADVRFIDVTDEGRLDMDDAAELIDDDTQMVSAVHVSNTLGTINPIADLADLAHDHDALIFADGAQSVPNRAVDVKALGVDFFAFSAHKMCGPTGIGALYGREELLDSMQPYLYGGDMIRRVSFQDSTWEDLPWKFEAGTPSIAQGIGFAAAIEYLEAVGMDRVEAHEDLLAEYAYDELQALGGVEIYGPPGDDRGGLVAFNVEGVHAHDLSSILNDYGIAIRAGDHCTQPLHDELGVAATARASFYLYNTVEEVDALVEAVGEARDLFA; translated from the coding sequence ATGGGAGTTCAGGAGCAGTACTCGTTCGACGTGGAGGCGCTCCGGGCCGATTTCCCCGTCCTCGACCGGAAGGTCGGCGGGGATCCGGAGTCGCCGGGTGAGGGGCCGGGCGACGACACCCCGCTCGTCTACCTCGACAACGCGGCGACCTCGCACACGCCGGACCAAGTCGTCGACGCGATCGCCGACTACTACCGGAGCTACAACGCCAACGTCCACCGCGGCATCCACCAGCTGAGCCAGGAAGCCTCCGTCGCCTACGAGGAGGCCCACGACACGGTCGCGGACTTCGTCGGCGCCGCGGGCCGCGAGGAGATCGTCTTCACCAAGAACACGACCGAGGCGATGAACCTCGTCGCCTACGCGTGGGGCCTCGAAGAGCTCGGCCCCGGGGACAACGTCGTCCTCACCGAGATGGAGCACCACGCCTCGCTCGTCACGTGGCAGCAGATCGGCAAGCGGACCGGCGCCGACGTGCGCTTCATCGACGTCACCGACGAGGGGCGGCTCGACATGGACGACGCCGCCGAACTGATCGACGACGACACGCAGATGGTGTCGGCGGTCCACGTCTCGAACACGCTCGGCACCATTAATCCGATAGCCGACCTCGCGGACCTCGCGCACGACCACGACGCGCTCATTTTCGCCGACGGCGCGCAGTCGGTGCCGAACCGCGCAGTCGACGTGAAAGCGCTCGGCGTCGACTTCTTCGCCTTCTCCGCGCACAAGATGTGCGGGCCGACCGGGATCGGCGCGCTGTACGGTCGCGAGGAACTCCTCGACTCCATGCAGCCGTACCTCTACGGCGGCGACATGATCCGGCGCGTCTCCTTCCAGGACTCCACCTGGGAGGACCTGCCGTGGAAGTTCGAGGCCGGCACGCCCTCGATCGCGCAGGGGATCGGCTTCGCGGCGGCGATCGAGTACTTAGAGGCGGTCGGGATGGACCGGGTCGAGGCCCACGAGGACCTGCTCGCCGAGTACGCGTACGACGAGCTGCAGGCGCTCGGCGGCGTGGAGATCTACGGGCCGCCCGGCGACGACCGCGGCGGGCTCGTCGCGTTCAACGTCGAGGGCGTCCACGCGCACGACCTCTCCAGCATCCTCAACGACTACGGGATCGCGATCCGCGCCGGCGACCACTGCACCCAGCCGCTCCACGACGAGCTGGGGGTCGCCGCCACCGCGCGCGCCTCCTTCTACCTCTACAACACCGTCGAGGAGGTCGACGCCCTCGTCGAGGCCGTCGGCGAGGCGCGCGACCTGTTCGCCTGA
- a CDS encoding DUF4382 domain-containing protein, with amino-acid sequence MTDPSRTTGGDRSQGTPTDGFGRREFVALGAGVGATMLAGCAGDGGLASDGSDGSDGSDGSDGSDGSQTLTGNFRLLISDAPADIADFDELNVTLDEARIFEARDDEEEDDEEDDAETDDENDAETDDENDAETDETDDAETDDGSDQTGNETEVESDSPNGTAEEDEETDDEDEENEEDADDEDADDEDDRGFTVVDLGGETVDLTQVIGDDATAVFDDEIPAGSYEKVELEVSAVEGIVEGEAVDVKLPSEKLQITNGFEVTPDEPVSFVFDINVVKRGKNNGYILKPVISGSGVAGRDVDVNEIDDDADGDDEGDDGDDESDEDESDEDDSDEDANETADSEDDGDGATGNETDDAENETAA; translated from the coding sequence CGGGAGTTCGTGGCGCTCGGCGCGGGCGTGGGCGCGACGATGCTCGCGGGCTGTGCCGGCGACGGGGGACTCGCGTCCGACGGCTCGGACGGTTCGGACGGCTCGGACGGTTCGGACGGCTCGGACGGCTCCCAGACGCTCACCGGGAACTTCCGGCTCCTCATCAGCGACGCGCCGGCCGACATCGCCGACTTCGATGAGCTGAACGTCACGCTCGACGAGGCGCGGATCTTCGAGGCTCGGGACGACGAGGAAGAGGATGACGAGGAGGACGACGCGGAGACGGACGACGAGAACGACGCGGAGACGGACGACGAGAACGACGCGGAGACGGATGAAACGGACGACGCGGAGACCGACGACGGGTCGGATCAGACCGGCAACGAGACCGAGGTGGAGAGCGACTCCCCCAACGGGACCGCGGAGGAGGACGAGGAGACGGACGACGAGGACGAGGAGAACGAAGAGGACGCGGACGACGAGGACGCGGATGACGAGGACGACCGCGGCTTCACCGTCGTCGACCTCGGCGGCGAGACCGTCGACCTCACGCAGGTGATCGGAGACGACGCGACGGCCGTGTTCGACGACGAGATCCCGGCGGGGAGCTACGAGAAGGTCGAGCTCGAGGTCTCCGCGGTCGAAGGGATCGTCGAGGGCGAGGCGGTCGACGTGAAGCTCCCGAGCGAGAAGCTCCAGATCACGAACGGGTTCGAGGTCACGCCCGACGAGCCCGTCAGCTTCGTCTTCGACATCAACGTCGTCAAGCGCGGCAAGAACAACGGCTACATCCTCAAGCCGGTGATCTCCGGCAGCGGGGTCGCGGGCCGAGACGTCGACGTCAACGAGATCGACGACGATGCGGACGGGGACGACGAGGGTGATGACGGCGACGACGAGAGTGACGAGGACGAGAGTGACGAGGACGATTCCGACGAAGACGCGAACGAAACGGCGGACTCGGAGGACGACGGCGACGGAGCCACCGGAAACGAGACCGACGACGCCGAGAACGAGACCGCCGCCTGA
- the glmM gene encoding phosphoglucosamine mutase: MELFGSSGIRGVALRYLTPELVLDIAKAAGSVWDADRVAVARDTRTTGELFANAAASGLAAVGCDVDRLGVVPTPAVGNYCESEGVPAVLVTASHNPPEFNGIKLVGDDGVELSVDVLERVERRVLDDDYDLADWRTAGETTAVEGAVDDYVTQLLDAVDREAIADAGLTVAVDPGHGAASVSSPRTYRELGCEVLTVNATPDGHFPGRDSEPVPENLEALSRLVATSDADVGIAHDGDADRAVFVDENGGFVDGDTSFAAMADACLEPDDAVVSAVNVSQRLVDVCDANDADLELTPIGATNIITRTRELHEEGVNVPIAGEGNGGVFFPPYRLSRDGAYIGARFLELLAAAGDPVSEVVAPYADYHFVRRNVEYADGDERDDMLSAARAYVETADAAPNTTDGYRLDYGDAWVLVRPSGTEPKIRIYAESAEADRAEQLATDMLVAVESGR; the protein is encoded by the coding sequence ATGGAGCTGTTCGGATCCAGCGGCATTCGCGGGGTCGCGCTGCGGTACCTCACGCCGGAGCTCGTCCTCGACATCGCGAAGGCGGCCGGATCGGTGTGGGACGCCGACCGGGTCGCCGTCGCGCGCGACACCCGCACCACCGGCGAGCTGTTCGCCAACGCCGCCGCGAGCGGGCTGGCCGCGGTCGGCTGCGACGTCGACCGGCTCGGCGTCGTGCCGACGCCGGCGGTCGGTAACTACTGCGAGTCGGAGGGGGTCCCCGCCGTGCTCGTCACCGCCTCGCACAACCCGCCGGAGTTCAACGGGATCAAGCTCGTCGGCGACGACGGCGTCGAGCTCTCGGTCGACGTCTTGGAGCGCGTCGAGCGCCGCGTCCTCGACGACGACTACGACCTCGCCGACTGGCGGACCGCCGGCGAGACGACCGCCGTCGAGGGCGCCGTCGACGACTACGTGACCCAGCTGCTCGACGCGGTCGACCGCGAGGCGATCGCCGACGCCGGCCTGACGGTCGCGGTCGACCCCGGCCACGGCGCGGCGTCCGTCTCGTCGCCGCGGACGTACCGCGAGCTGGGCTGCGAGGTGCTGACGGTGAACGCAACGCCGGACGGTCACTTCCCCGGCCGCGACTCGGAGCCGGTACCGGAGAACCTCGAGGCGCTCTCCCGGCTCGTCGCGACCTCCGACGCCGACGTGGGGATCGCCCACGACGGCGACGCGGACCGCGCCGTCTTCGTCGACGAGAACGGCGGGTTCGTCGACGGCGACACCTCCTTCGCGGCGATGGCCGACGCCTGTCTGGAGCCCGACGACGCCGTCGTCAGCGCGGTGAACGTCTCCCAGCGGCTCGTCGACGTCTGCGACGCGAACGACGCCGACCTCGAGCTGACGCCCATCGGCGCGACCAACATCATCACCCGGACGCGCGAGCTCCACGAGGAGGGGGTGAACGTCCCCATCGCGGGCGAGGGGAACGGCGGGGTGTTCTTCCCGCCGTACCGGCTCTCGCGGGACGGCGCGTACATCGGCGCGCGCTTCCTCGAACTGCTCGCGGCCGCCGGCGACCCGGTCAGCGAGGTCGTCGCGCCGTACGCCGACTACCACTTCGTGCGCCGGAACGTCGAGTACGCGGACGGCGACGAGCGCGACGACATGCTCTCGGCGGCGCGGGCGTACGTGGAGACCGCCGACGCGGCGCCGAACACCACGGACGGCTACCGGCTCGACTACGGCGACGCGTGGGTGCTCGTGCGGCCGTCCGGGACGGAGCCGAAGATCCGGATCTACGCCGAGTCAGCCGAGGCCGACCGCGCCGAGCAGCTCGCGACGGACATGCTGGTCGCCGTCGAGAGCGGGCGGTAG
- the cobA gene encoding uroporphyrinogen-III C-methyltransferase has translation MSEGESEGDGRESTEPGTVYLVGSGPGDPDLMTVKAARLIESADVVLHDKLPGPEILGEIPEAKREDVGKRAGGEWTPQEYTNRRLVELAREGKSVVRLKGGDPFVFGRGGEEAEHLAEAGIPFEVVPGVTSAIAGPAVAGIPVTHRDHASSVSFVTGHEDPTKEESAVDWDALAATGGTIVVLMGVGKLPAYTAELRDAGLDGDTPVALVERATWPEMRVATGTLDTIVEVRDEAEIEPPAITVIGDVAATRDRVVEFLRNDRERGEEA, from the coding sequence ATGAGTGAGGGGGAGAGCGAGGGCGACGGCAGGGAATCGACCGAGCCCGGCACCGTCTACCTCGTCGGCTCCGGCCCGGGCGACCCGGACCTCATGACCGTGAAGGCCGCCCGGCTGATCGAGTCGGCCGACGTGGTCCTCCACGACAAGCTCCCGGGCCCGGAGATCCTCGGGGAGATCCCCGAAGCGAAGCGCGAGGACGTCGGCAAGCGCGCCGGCGGCGAGTGGACCCCGCAGGAGTACACGAACCGACGGCTGGTCGAACTGGCGCGCGAGGGGAAGTCGGTCGTCCGGCTCAAGGGCGGCGACCCGTTCGTGTTCGGCCGCGGCGGCGAGGAGGCCGAACACCTCGCTGAGGCCGGGATCCCCTTCGAGGTCGTCCCGGGCGTCACCTCCGCGATCGCGGGGCCCGCGGTCGCCGGGATCCCCGTGACGCACCGCGACCACGCCTCCTCCGTCTCCTTCGTCACGGGCCACGAGGACCCGACGAAAGAGGAGTCGGCGGTCGACTGGGACGCGCTCGCCGCGACCGGCGGGACGATCGTCGTGCTGATGGGCGTCGGCAAGCTGCCCGCGTACACCGCCGAGCTCCGCGACGCCGGGCTCGACGGCGACACCCCGGTCGCGCTGGTCGAGCGCGCGACGTGGCCGGAGATGCGCGTCGCGACCGGCACCCTCGATACCATCGTCGAGGTCCGCGACGAGGCCGAGATCGAGCCGCCCGCGATCACCGTCATCGGCGACGTGGCGGCGACTCGGGACCGCGTCGTCGAGTTCCTCCGGAACGACCGCGAGCGAGGTGAGGAGGCGTGA
- the sufU gene encoding Fe-S cluster assembly sulfur transfer protein SufU translates to MGLGSDMYRQQILDHYKNPRNYGELEEPDFTHVGENPSCGDTIRMDVDLDEAGETIEAVRFTGDGCAISMASASMLSERLHGMAVEELHEMDTDDVTEMLGVDISPMRVKCAVLGRQVAQDGSKIHRGELDEDDRTITEE, encoded by the coding sequence ATGGGACTGGGCTCGGACATGTACCGGCAGCAGATCCTCGACCACTACAAGAACCCGCGCAACTACGGGGAACTCGAGGAGCCGGACTTCACGCACGTCGGCGAGAACCCCTCCTGCGGCGACACGATCCGGATGGACGTCGACCTCGACGAGGCGGGCGAGACGATCGAGGCGGTGCGCTTTACCGGCGACGGCTGCGCCATCTCGATGGCCTCCGCGAGCATGCTCTCGGAGCGGCTCCACGGGATGGCGGTCGAGGAGCTCCACGAGATGGACACCGACGACGTCACGGAGATGCTCGGCGTCGACATCTCCCCGATGCGGGTGAAGTGCGCGGTGCTCGGCCGCCAGGTCGCGCAGGACGGCTCGAAGATCCACCGCGGCGAGCTCGACGAGGACGACCGCACGATCACCGAGGAGTAG
- a CDS encoding response regulator encodes MTDFTRSPTASDAQTDAHTAGGDPTEDDGSVVLLHVEPDARSAELLAAFAERFADGFAVLSVDGMGAALDAVGAVDCVVTEQRLPDGSGVELVERLRERGSDVPVAFHTTCRERETESRALDAGADAYFSKRPERGQYDRILERLRGLVGDDAGNVRPATTVAPSAAESSASEE; translated from the coding sequence ATGACAGATTTCACACGATCTCCGACCGCTTCCGATGCCCAGACAGACGCACACACCGCCGGCGGCGACCCGACGGAAGACGATGGGTCCGTCGTCCTGCTTCACGTCGAGCCGGACGCGCGCTCCGCGGAGCTGCTGGCGGCCTTCGCGGAGCGGTTCGCCGACGGGTTCGCGGTCCTCTCGGTCGACGGGATGGGAGCGGCGCTCGACGCGGTCGGCGCGGTCGACTGCGTCGTGACCGAACAGCGGCTCCCGGACGGCTCCGGCGTCGAGCTGGTCGAGCGGCTCCGGGAGCGGGGCAGCGACGTGCCGGTCGCGTTCCACACCACCTGCCGCGAGCGCGAGACGGAATCGCGGGCGCTCGACGCCGGCGCGGACGCCTACTTCTCCAAGCGCCCGGAACGAGGTCAGTACGACCGCATCCTCGAGCGGCTCCGCGGACTCGTCGGCGACGACGCCGGGAACGTCCGCCCGGCGACGACGGTCGCTCCGAGCGCGGCGGAGTCGTCCGCGTCCGAGGAGTAG
- the hemC gene encoding hydroxymethylbilane synthase has translation MTDTLRLATRGSDLALRQAGTVRDALSSRRRDVELRRVETRGDQIPDELIHRLGKTGAFVRSLDEEVLAGDADLAVHSLKDVPTEEMDDMVVAGVPERAPSGDVFVHPDGLGIEDLPSGSVVGTGSLRRTAQIKATRPDLVVEPLRGNVDTRIEKLLAPGLQAEHERRLIASGEASAMTAEEGGAGDEGDAESGETDADAESGEPEVDEEFETTVEEWFDSLSDLERSAMERKVETEYDAIVLAEAGLRRSDLFHDVPTTRLPREEFVPAAGQGAIAVTATDPEVIEDVRSAVDHPRTRVAVTVERTILGELNGGCVAPIGVSALVQGEHVHTRVRVLSTDGTEEVADTRDLPIRSHAKAAESFAADLADRGADDLIAAAREAAEVDEGTRQEAADE, from the coding sequence ATGACCGATACGCTCAGGCTCGCCACGCGCGGGTCGGACCTGGCCCTCCGGCAGGCCGGGACCGTCCGCGACGCGCTGTCGAGCCGCCGACGCGACGTGGAGCTCCGCCGCGTCGAGACCCGCGGCGACCAGATCCCCGACGAGCTGATCCACCGGCTCGGGAAGACCGGCGCCTTCGTCCGCTCGCTCGACGAGGAGGTGCTCGCCGGCGACGCCGACCTCGCCGTCCACTCGCTGAAGGACGTGCCGACCGAGGAGATGGACGATATGGTGGTCGCCGGCGTCCCCGAGCGCGCGCCCTCCGGCGACGTGTTCGTCCACCCCGACGGGCTCGGGATCGAGGACCTCCCCTCGGGCTCCGTCGTGGGAACCGGCTCGCTCCGGCGGACCGCCCAGATCAAGGCCACGCGCCCGGACCTGGTCGTCGAGCCGTTACGGGGGAACGTCGACACTCGGATCGAGAAGCTGCTCGCGCCAGGCCTCCAGGCGGAACACGAGCGCCGGCTGATCGCCTCGGGCGAGGCCAGCGCGATGACCGCCGAGGAGGGCGGTGCGGGCGACGAGGGCGACGCCGAGAGCGGCGAGACCGACGCGGACGCCGAGAGCGGCGAGCCCGAGGTCGACGAGGAGTTCGAGACCACCGTCGAGGAGTGGTTCGACTCCCTCTCCGACCTGGAGCGCTCGGCGATGGAGCGGAAGGTGGAGACGGAGTACGACGCCATCGTCCTCGCGGAGGCGGGGCTCCGGCGCTCCGACCTGTTCCACGACGTCCCGACGACCCGGCTCCCGCGCGAGGAGTTCGTCCCCGCGGCCGGCCAGGGCGCCATCGCGGTGACCGCGACTGACCCCGAGGTGATCGAGGACGTGCGCTCCGCGGTCGACCACCCCCGGACCCGGGTGGCGGTCACCGTCGAGCGCACGATCCTCGGCGAGCTCAACGGCGGCTGCGTCGCGCCGATCGGCGTCTCGGCGCTCGTGCAGGGCGAGCACGTCCACACGCGCGTCCGGGTCCTCTCGACCGACGGCACCGAGGAGGTGGCCGACACCCGCGACCTCCCGATCCGGTCGCACGCGAAGGCCGCCGAGTCGTTCGCGGCGGACTTAGCGGACCGGGGCGCCGACGACCTGATCGCGGCCGCCCGCGAGGCGGCCGAGGTCGACGAGGGGACCCGACAGGAGGCGGCCGATGAGTGA
- a CDS encoding chemotaxis protein CheW: MAATETEAEPTKVLEFGLGDGTYCLDIGVIDEIVDAGELTRIPNSPAHVEGVMDLRGRTTTIVDPKTLFDIAEEGPRERIVVFDDDEIDEGGTVGWMVDEVFQVRDVAPEDVDQSTTVDDEGLRGIVKSDDRFVVWVSPDVEDVAADVVEDAEA; this comes from the coding sequence ATGGCAGCCACCGAGACGGAGGCCGAACCGACGAAGGTGTTGGAGTTCGGGCTGGGCGACGGGACGTACTGTCTGGACATCGGCGTCATCGACGAGATCGTCGACGCCGGCGAGCTCACCCGCATCCCCAACTCGCCGGCCCACGTCGAGGGCGTGATGGACCTGCGCGGACGGACGACGACGATCGTCGACCCGAAGACGCTCTTCGACATCGCGGAGGAGGGGCCGCGCGAGCGCATCGTCGTGTTCGACGACGACGAGATCGACGAGGGCGGCACCGTCGGCTGGATGGTCGACGAGGTGTTCCAGGTCCGCGACGTCGCGCCCGAGGACGTCGACCAGAGCACGACCGTCGACGACGAGGGGCTCCGCGGGATCGTCAAATCCGACGACCGCTTCGTCGTCTGGGTCTCGCCCGACGTCGAGGACGTCGCCGCCGACGTGGTCGAAGACGCCGAGGCGTAG
- a CDS encoding Sjogren's syndrome/scleroderma autoantigen 1 family protein — MSDGFDKEAEREKLREKLADDEEKREHTQRMSELLLQGATMTNRHCDDCGDPIFRKDGQEFCPTCHTVDAADAAETADAAEAADAADLAGAADADSTTAGQSAPPPAGGESPPAAGGKSSAAAGENGAAGVRRADRGPAGTGPEPAAEAPDQSVAETPDPSAADAPDSSPGASGSPATGPTPSAAAPGDGTATSTSAGPESVADARASLVRTLNRFSAAAEETDDPRRARDHLRAAREAAEALAALDR, encoded by the coding sequence ATGAGCGACGGGTTCGACAAGGAGGCCGAACGGGAGAAGCTCCGCGAGAAGCTCGCGGACGACGAGGAGAAGCGCGAGCACACTCAGCGGATGTCCGAGCTCCTCCTGCAGGGGGCGACGATGACGAACCGCCACTGCGACGACTGCGGCGACCCCATCTTCCGGAAGGACGGGCAGGAGTTCTGTCCGACCTGCCACACGGTGGACGCCGCAGACGCCGCGGAGACTGCGGACGCCGCGGAGGCTGCGGACGCCGCGGACCTCGCAGGCGCCGCGGACGCCGACTCGACCACCGCCGGGCAGTCGGCGCCGCCGCCGGCCGGCGGGGAGTCGCCCCCGGCAGCGGGCGGGAAGTCGTCCGCGGCGGCCGGCGAGAACGGGGCAGCCGGAGTGCGGCGGGCCGACCGGGGGCCGGCGGGGACCGGTCCCGAGCCGGCCGCCGAAGCGCCCGATCAGTCGGTCGCCGAAACGCCGGATCCGTCGGCCGCCGACGCGCCCGACTCGTCGCCCGGCGCGTCCGGATCGCCGGCGACCGGGCCGACCCCGAGCGCGGCTGCGCCCGGGGACGGCACCGCGACGTCGACGAGCGCCGGGCCCGAGAGCGTCGCCGACGCCCGGGCGTCGCTCGTGCGGACGCTGAACAGGTTCTCCGCCGCGGCCGAGGAGACGGACGATCCCCGACGGGCCCGCGACCACCTGCGGGCGGCCCGCGAGGCGGCCGAGGCCCTCGCGGCGCTCGACCGATAG
- a CDS encoding ATPase domain-containing protein, producing MRATSGVPGFDDLVGGGFPENRLYVVSGPPGSGKTTFCSQFAAQGARNGEDVLYISMHETKEGIRRDMSGYDFGFDRALDTDRVTFLDSFSSDGRRFFGLPGERRDHSGVTNRLTGFINSRDIDRVVFDSTMLLRFLLDDDEDTMIQLLSSLKRTDATTLLISEMTDPSAYSEEHYLAHGVVFMHNYLEDDGMQRGIQVLKMRGTDIDTDIQDVEFTDGGLRVGAAATVTH from the coding sequence ATGCGCGCCACAAGCGGCGTTCCCGGGTTCGACGACCTCGTCGGCGGTGGCTTCCCGGAGAACCGCCTGTACGTTGTCAGCGGCCCTCCCGGCAGCGGGAAAACGACGTTCTGCTCCCAGTTCGCCGCGCAGGGCGCCCGCAACGGCGAGGACGTGCTGTACATCAGCATGCACGAGACCAAAGAGGGGATCCGCCGCGACATGAGCGGGTACGACTTCGGCTTCGACCGGGCGCTCGACACTGACCGGGTCACCTTCCTCGACTCCTTCTCCTCGGACGGCCGCCGGTTCTTCGGCCTCCCCGGCGAGCGCCGGGACCACTCCGGGGTGACGAACCGCCTCACCGGCTTCATCAACTCCCGCGACATCGACCGCGTCGTCTTCGACTCCACCATGCTGCTGCGGTTCCTCCTCGACGACGACGAGGACACGATGATCCAGCTGCTCTCGTCGCTGAAGCGGACCGACGCGACGACGCTGCTCATCTCCGAGATGACCGACCCGAGCGCCTACTCGGAGGAGCACTACCTCGCGCACGGCGTCGTCTTCATGCACAACTACCTCGAGGACGACGGGATGCAGCGCGGGATCCAGGTGCTGAAGATGCGCGGGACCGACATCGACACCGACATCCAAGACGTCGAGTTCACGGATGGCGGCCTCCGCGTCGGCGCCGCCGCGACGGTGACGCACTGA
- a CDS encoding uroporphyrinogen-III synthase, with protein MSDPAPRVAVFRPADERIDDAAALLESLGADPVADPMLAVEPTGAVPAAAPYVVLTSKTGVELAAKAGWEPGDATLAAIGPATADAAREAGWTVDIVPDEYTSAGLVEALSGRVDGERVEVARSDHGSDVLVDGLREAGATVNETVLYRLTRPEGAGESAELAAAGDLDAAAFTSSLTVTHFLDAAEERGLREAAVAGLTDAVVGAIGPPTAETAMDHGIDVDVVPEDADFAALAESVVEAVDGGEAGDDTSPNR; from the coding sequence GTGAGCGACCCCGCTCCCCGCGTCGCCGTCTTCCGCCCGGCCGACGAGCGGATCGACGACGCCGCGGCGCTGCTGGAGTCGCTCGGCGCCGACCCGGTCGCGGACCCGATGCTCGCGGTCGAGCCGACGGGCGCGGTGCCGGCCGCGGCGCCGTACGTCGTCCTCACGAGCAAGACCGGCGTCGAGCTCGCGGCCAAGGCGGGCTGGGAGCCGGGCGACGCGACGCTCGCCGCCATCGGCCCCGCCACCGCCGACGCGGCCCGGGAGGCGGGTTGGACCGTCGACATCGTCCCCGACGAGTACACCTCGGCGGGGCTGGTCGAGGCGCTCTCGGGCCGCGTCGACGGCGAGCGCGTCGAGGTGGCGCGCTCGGACCACGGCAGCGACGTGCTCGTAGACGGGCTCCGCGAGGCCGGCGCGACGGTGAACGAGACGGTGCTCTACCGCCTGACGCGGCCGGAGGGCGCGGGCGAGTCCGCGGAGTTGGCCGCCGCGGGCGACCTCGACGCCGCCGCGTTCACCTCGTCGCTCACGGTGACCCACTTCCTCGACGCCGCCGAGGAGCGGGGACTCCGCGAGGCGGCGGTCGCGGGCCTGACCGACGCGGTCGTCGGCGCCATCGGTCCGCCGACCGCGGAGACGGCGATGGACCACGGGATCGACGTCGACGTCGTCCCGGAGGACGCCGACTTCGCGGCCCTCGCCGAATCGGTCGTCGAGGCGGTGGACGGCGGCGAGGCGGGCGACGACACCTCACCGAACCGTTAG